A genomic segment from candidate division WOR-3 bacterium encodes:
- the rpsM gene encoding 30S ribosomal protein S13 translates to MARISGIDLPRNKRIEVALTYIFGIGLKTSQTILKAIDINPSLRSNELTEKDVEKIRRYLDENVKVEGQLRAEVAQNIKRLKEIQCYRGLRHARGLPVRGQRTKTNARTRKGPKKGAIAAKKVTLKK, encoded by the coding sequence TTGGCAAGAATTTCCGGTATTGACCTTCCGAGAAATAAAAGGATAGAGGTCGCGTTAACATATATTTTTGGCATAGGCCTCAAGACATCTCAGACTATACTTAAAGCTATAGACATAAACCCTTCTTTGAGGTCAAATGAATTGACGGAAAAAGATGTGGAAAAGATTAGACGGTATTTAGACGAAAACGTAAAAGTCGAAGGTCAGCTAAGGGCGGAGGTTGCTCAAAATATCAAAAGGCTCAAGGAGATCCAATGTTACCGGGGCTTGAGACATGCAAGGGGACTTCCCGTCAGAGGGCAGAGGACTAAGACAAACGCGAGGACCAGAAAGGGACCCAAAAAAGGCGCTATAGCCGCTAAAAAAGTCACTCTTAAAAAGTAA
- the infA gene encoding translation initiation factor IF-1 gives MTEGKGKKGIQINGIVQEVLPGLKYRVLIENTQHLVQAYLSGRMRINYIKILPGDKVILELSPYDMTKGRIIYRQK, from the coding sequence ATGACTGAAGGAAAAGGGAAAAAAGGAATTCAAATAAACGGAATAGTCCAGGAAGTTTTACCAGGCTTGAAATACAGAGTTTTGATAGAAAACACGCAGCATCTGGTTCAGGCATACCTTTCAGGTAGGATGAGAATTAACTACATTAAAATTTTGCCGGGGGATAAAGTTATTCTGGAACTTTCTCCTTACGACATGACAAAAGGTCGAATTATATACAGACAGAAATAA
- the rpmJ gene encoding 50S ribosomal protein L36: MKVRASVKKICKDCKIIRRNNIVRVICKKNPKHKQRQG; this comes from the coding sequence ATGAAAGTCAGAGCTTCGGTGAAAAAAATTTGCAAGGATTGCAAAATAATAAGAAGAAACAACATCGTTAGGGTGATTTGCAAAAAAAACCCAAAGCACAAACAGCGTCAGGGATAG
- the rpsK gene encoding 30S ribosomal protein S11: MSAKKVKSEKRTKKKTKVDTNGVAHIHSTFNNTIVTLTDNQGGTISWASSGTTGQKGSRKGTPFAAGEAAKEAAKKAMTLGLKRVEVWVKGPGPGRESAIRSLEGSGLEVVLIKDITPIPHNGCRPPKKRRV, from the coding sequence GTGTCTGCTAAGAAGGTAAAATCCGAGAAGAGGACAAAGAAAAAAACAAAGGTCGACACAAACGGTGTCGCGCATATTCATTCGACATTCAACAACACAATAGTCACGTTGACGGACAATCAAGGCGGAACAATCAGTTGGGCTTCTTCGGGGACGACCGGACAAAAAGGCTCGAGAAAGGGAACGCCGTTTGCTGCGGGTGAAGCTGCAAAAGAAGCCGCGAAAAAAGCTATGACTCTCGGATTAAAAAGAGTTGAAGTCTGGGTCAAAGGACCTGGCCCCGGAAGGGAATCGGCGATCAGATCGCTTGAGGGATCGGGGCTTGAAGTGGTGTTGATCAAGGACATAACGCCTATTCCTCACAACGGATGCAGACCGCCTAAAAAACGCAGAGTATAA